Proteins from a single region of Punica granatum isolate Tunisia-2019 chromosome 8, ASM765513v2, whole genome shotgun sequence:
- the LOC116189637 gene encoding protein TAB2 homolog, chloroplastic, which yields MATLSFNAARLRTPPPQSLKPNLNFPSFVKPANVLSQSMPRNRLLVQKFHLNSVSEGSVSTQKDAEVGEEDGEEDQAQEEEDYDDPTAELSYLDPETDPESITEWELDFCSRPILDIRGKKVWELVVCDDSLSLQYTKYFQNNVINSITLKDAIESISEELGLPLPEKVRFFRSQMQTIITKACKELGIKPVPSKRCLSLLLWLEERYETVYTRHPGFQKGSKPLLALDNPFPMELPENLFGERWAFVQLPYSAVQEEISSLKTRYVFGAGLDLDLLGIEIDDKTLIPGLAVTSSRAKPLAAWMNGLEVCALEADTSKASLILSVGISTRYIYATYRKTPVTTSEAEAWESAKKSCGGLHFLAIQEDLDCDDCVGFWLLLDMPPPPV from the exons ATGGCTACTCTGAGCTTCAATGCCGCCAGGCTCAGAACCCCACCACCCCAATCTCTTAAACCCAACCTCAATTTCCCTTCTTTCGTAAAACCCGCAAATGTTCTCTCCCAAAGTATGCCCAGAAATCGCTTACTCGTGCAGAAATTCCACTTAAATTCAGTCTCTGAGGGCTCGGTCTCGACGCAGAAGGATGCTGAAGTCGGCGAAGAAGATGGAGAAGAAGACCAAGCACAGGAGGAGGAAGATTATGATGACCCGACAGCGGAGCTGAGCTATCTCGACCCCGAGACCGATCCCGAGAGCATAACAGAGTGGGAGCTCGACTTCTGCTCCAGGCCGATCCTCGACATTCGGGGCAAGAAGGTGTGGGAGCTCGTGGTCTGTGACGACTCGCTCTCTCTTCAGTACACGAAGTACTTCCAGAACAATGTCATCAACAGCATCACCTTGAAGGATGCTATCGAGTCCATCAGTGAGGAGCTGGGCTTGCCTTTACCTGAGAAAGTTCGCTTCTTCAG GTCTCAAATGCAGACAATCATAACGAAAGCATGCAAGGAGCTCGGCATTAAACCTGTACCGAGCAAGAGG TGTCTATCGCTACTTTTGTGGCTTGAAGAACGATACGAGACTGTATATACACGGCATCCTGGTTTCCAGAAAGGATCTAAGCCCCTTCTCGCTCTGGACAACCCTTTCCCAATGGAACTGCCCGAGAATTTGTTTGGAGAGAGGTGGGCTTTCGTCCAACTGCCGTATTCAG CTGTCCAAGAGGAAATCTCATCCTTGAAGACAAGATACGTGTTTGGGGCAGGTCTTGATTTGGATCTATTGGGGATTGAAATCGATGACAAGACATTGATTCCAGGGTTGGCTGTCACATCATCCCGTGCTAAACCGCTGGCAG CTTGGATGAATGGACTGGAAGTTTGTGCGCTTGAAGCTGACACGAGCAAAGCCTCCTTGATACTCTCGGTCGGAATTTCAACACGGTACATTTATGCTACCTATAGGAAAACTCCGGTAACAACAAGTGAAGCCGAAGCTTGGGAATCTGCGAAGAAATCCTGTGGGGGCTTGCATTTCCTCGCCATTCAAGAAGACTTGGATTGTGATGACTGTGTTGGGTTTTGGCTTCTTCTCGACATGCCTCCTCCCCCTGTATAA